GATGCGGTACCTGGGAATAGGCTGAGGGCTCTCCTAATTTTCTAAAGAGAagggcagagcacagagagggagggtgatggCCCATGGCTAGTAACAAAACTAGACTGGCTTTAAAGTTGGAAACTTAGCTCCAAATCATCCGCCATaacttgctttttcttctgaatCTTCGGCCTGTACAGATATGAGAGACTTGGGGGGACACAGGACCTTGGGGGGTCTTCAGGAGCAGGGGACTCCCCTCTTCTTTTACTACAAGATTGAAGGATGGACAAAGTGACCTTTATAGAAGGGgaattgaaaggaaaacaaataaggaaagggagaggggatgCCAGAGACCAGGAGGAACCATGCTCTCACCCAGGTGGTAGGGAGATGCCagctgggaaaggggaggggggtcACCTTGTAGGGCAACTTTCTGCTTTGCTGGGGGTTGGGGCTGTGTGGGATGGTAATGGCCTCTGCAGCCTTGGGACTTCCAGTCTAAGGAGATGGACTGAGTGATAAGGTTGAGGTGGGGGTTGTAGATGCTCTGATAAGCAGGGactggcagaggaaggaggccCGCCTAAGAAATACTCAACCCATAAAGCTAATCCTggaggcggtgggggcggggaggggccggcccAGTCAGAGCCGCACAGAGCAGGTACAGGGGGGCTCGCCACCAAGGGCCCCGTCcttggggctggggttggggagagaggggggctcGGGAACAGGTGCCCCGCTCTGGGTCTTCACCCTCTCACTGGCCCAGGCTGGCTGCACAGGtccaattctaaattttttttttaatgtctttatttatctttgaaggagagagagacagagcatgagcaggggaggagcgggaagagagagagacacagaatttgaagcaggctctaggctctaagccgtcagcacagagcccgatgctcgaactcacgaaccgtgagatagtgacctgagctgaagtcggacacccaaccgactgagccacccaggtgccccattcacaAGTGCACCTCTATGAGGAtagtttttgataaatacagtacaatactgtaaacgtattttctcttccatatgattttcttaacaatgtATTTCCTCTAGTGTACtttgttataaaaatacaatatataatacatatagcatacaaaatatgtgccaGTCGATAGTTTGCTATCGGTAAGGCTTGTAGTCAACAGTAGACCATTAGTAGTTAggtttgggggagtcaaaagtatATACTTGGACTTTTGACTGCTCGGGGGGTTAGTGCCCCTAACCTCGTGTTGTTCCAGGGTCAGCCGTACCCCTGATCTTTAAGGAGTTGCCTGCTCTCCGCTGGCTTTCTCCCCTCACTCCTTCTCCTTTGTCATACCCCCCATACCACCTTATTTCTCCCTCGTCCCTTCTCATGCTCCCTCAGCCTTCTGTGGACAAGAACACCTAggacccctctccccccaggTAGCAGCTTCCCTCAGTCTCAGGAGAGTCCCTGATGTCCCCTAGGGGACCAGGAGCCCCTCACTACACTTTCAGGTCCCAGAGCCTCTTGGTGTCAAAGCAGTCACAACTCTTATTTGGATGTGATGTAGGGACAGGGAAATGCATCATGCctggattttatctttttaggAAATACACTCCCACCCCACATACCCACAGCCATGTAAGGAAAGGATttgaatacactttaaaacattaataGTGATTAGCAGTGAATAGTGGAATCACTGACCCTTTTTGTTTTCCAGACTTCTTAAATTGCTTTTAtactaaaacaaattaaattcctGCTCGAATTATCTCTCCCAACACAGGGAACCAGCAGCAGGTGGTGAGGAAACGCAAGGAACGGTGGTCAGTACAACCCAGTTCTTTTCACGCCTGCCTGTCCCACCCCCAGCGGCCCTCCCCATCCACACGCACTGAGCCTGGGTTGGCTTCTCTTTTTGCCTGGAACCAAGAAGCTCCTCCCCCAAAGTAACCACATTAGTGACTTTTTTCCACCCAAGCATTGTTTCCTGGACATGAAGGTCAACGAGTGCACGGTAGGGGTGAACAGGGTCACCTGCTTACTTGAATCTTTCTTCCTCCACCGTCCAGTGACCTCGTGTACCACTCCCCAGTCACCTGGCCTGGGTGGGCGGGAAGTATACAAGAGGTTGCAGCTGTCCCAGGGGGGCCTCCTGGTGAGCACTCTGCTAGCAGAGGTACAGCTGTACTCCACACCTACAATTCCGTCTTCCAGAAAGGGTACACGTTCCTACACATGCACTTGGTGGTTCACTCAGGCGTGGGATGCATGGGCTCCACGAGTGGTGTGAGAGGGTTGTGATAGCTCAAGTGTGCCCACAatctcctcccacctgccccagcaCCTGCCCTGTAGCTTCTGGCCTGCATTGCTTTCTGGTTTACCAGGGCAGGACTCCATCCTATCTCCCCAATCccacctgccccatccccagccaTCTCTGCTCTGGGAAGCAGATAATTAGCCACCGCCCATTACTGCCAGCAGGTCTGTGCTCACCAGCTTCACGGGCCTGGCAGGCATTGGGGCTTTGAGGCAAGTTTCTGGAAATCTGTTATTTGGGATCCTGGCCTCGATGCCATGCTGCTGCTTCTTTAAAGACTCTAACtacagggcacctaggtggctcagtcagttgagtgtccaactcttgattccattcaggtcatgatctcacagctcgtgagttcaagagcccgcattgggctctgtgctgacagcgcaaagcctgcttgggattctctctctctctctctctctctctctccccattctctttctgtgtctctctctgcccctcccctgctcatatgcatgctctctctctctctcaaaataaataaataaaacttaaaaaaaaaagactctgctTCCATCAAGCAAGGAGTTTGGAGAATGAGCCTCTAACaactttttctttgtgtctgaGAGTATGAGGGGTTGTAAAATGAGAGAAGAGGGGTTTGTCTACCAGTTCAAGAGGCCAAAGGCTTAGGGAGAGGAAAGTCTAGGGGAGGGTGAAGAATGAGGGAATGATTTCTGCTTGGGCACAGGGTaccccattctctgtctctctctatgtacacatgcatgtgtgtgtgtgtgtgtgtgtgtgtgtgtgtacgcacacgcacacacaccgtgtactcttttctcccccaacacCTATGCCTCTCTACCTTCCTCTGTTTTGGTGGACCTGAGTTTCAGGTACAGCCCAGGACTTGAGGATCCGATATTTCCACATCTGCTCTGGGCCACATTCTATACAAGCCACTTACCTTAGAGAATGGCTGCATGGAAGAGAGGAAGCTGTGATGTTTGAAATCAAAAGAGgtggtcaaggggcacctgggtggttcagttggttaagtgcctgactcttaattttggctcaggttatgatcttgaggtttgagccctgtgttacactctgcactgacagcatggagtctacttgggattctctctccctccctctctctcaaaataaataaataaacactaaaacaaaaagagGTGGTCGAGAGTCCTGCTCTGCCCTTTATTGTCTGTGTGATGTTAAGCAGAAGAGTCATTTCTTttgtgaacctcagtttcctcatctatatgaTGGGTATGATGACACTACTACTTTGAGTCCCAGTTGCTATATCGATGTCATGATGTAATGGATGTGAAAGTACTTCACAAACTCTGAAGTCATTTTGTTGCCCTCCACAAGATGATGCAGTAGGATCATCCTAGAAGCCTCTGCTGGCCACTCACCACTCTCTTGCCTGGCAAGGGAACTCTCTAGTGACCTGAATGAGGGACAGGCCCATGGCTGTGATGTCACAAAGCTCATGAAATCAGAGGTCctatggaagggaagggaagaaaacggTGCAGGGAAGTGGTAAGGGCTGGGacagggacaggagagggaggtggggggagccgACTGGGCATAGGGGAGTAGGGAAGACCAAAGGTGGTGGATGGGCAGGCCCATGACTTCCCCGGGCTCCCAGCTCTGCAGGGCAGCATTCCTGGCTGCCATCTTGCTGCTGCTGCGGGTCAAGGGAGTGAAGCTTCAGAAAGGCAGCCTGGATCCCAACGAGAGGAGTCAGAACGAGAAAACACCCTCCACAGGTAGGACAACAGTGTCTGGAGCCAGGGATCGGACCTCTTTGGAGTCAGCCCCCCAGTTCCTATCAGGCTAGAATGAAACCTGAGATAGGTCGGGTTGTGGGGAGAGAAATCCAGTCCCTTATTATTGTAGCGTGAGAGAGTCAGGTAAAGGGTTTAGAGCAGGGTTCTTAGTGGGGGACGTATTCAGAGACACACCACGGGCTGGCTAGAGCACCACACAGGTGGCTTTCGTGTGTATGGGCAGGGGTGCATTTATCTTGGAAGAGGTTGTAGTTTCCATCCCTTCCCTGGGGTGGTCCCTCCAACCCCAAGTGTTGTAATGCTTTGGAGGAGGCCGTTTGAGGTAGAAATGGGGTATGTGCGCACCTCAGTTGGGGCTGTGATTGAATACAGACCAGAGGAGACCTCCAGATGGAGCACCGCCTCCCTGGCCAAGGATAAGGGGATGCACAATTGGGCCAAAAGCCCCAGGCCCTAACTTCTCAGACTCTCTAACTTCATCACCTTTCTGGTATAGGCCAGGATCGGGGCGGGGGCAGGTTAGGATCGGCCCTTTCAGTGCCTCCCCCTCTCCACGGTTGCAGACCAGGATCAAGAGAACTTTGAAGAGCACTTTGTGGCCTCCTCCGTGGGGGAGATGTGGCAGGTTGTGGACATGGCCCAACAAGAGGATGACGGGACATCAGACACAGCAGCCCTTCGTGACCACCTATTTAACCTAGCCTTCTGCTTCAATCTGGCCAGCATCATGGTTTTTTTATGAGGGACATTGAGGCTGAGGTGGTAGCCTGGCTCCTGGATGAGGACCTTGCTATCTACTTCCGCTTCATGATAGCTTACTGACCCCCTCTTCCCTACCGGGCTCCAGGTCACTACTCCCAAGGGGAGGTGTACACACAGTTTCCTGCCTCTCATCAGTGGCTCGTCACCTCAGGATGCAGCATCTGAGAGATCCTGGTGCTGGCCTTTCAACTGTCCATTGCCCCAGCCTGACCGCCTCGCCACGCTCTGACCACCTTCTCCCAGGGCCGGAGACACCAGACCCACAGCCTTCTCTTTCCCACACCTTTCCTGGCTCTGCTCTGGACAGCACATTAGGGGAAAGAGACAGCAACAATAAAAGTAATAGCAGTAAAGTCCTGAAAACATTTGGGGACAGCTTTCTGAGACTTAACCAAAGCCCTTTTGTCTCTAACTGGTCTGTTTAATTGCCCAACCTTTGGCCCACTGACCTTTAGACCCATTGGTTTCTTCGCTTTTCTTGTGTCTACAGAATTCTCTTGGCATTGTCTCCTCTTATCTTCTCTGACTTCTAGGCATAGAACATATTAGGAAAGAGTCATTAATGGACAGTAAGAAGCCAAGTGCcagcttttatttttggaagggaaagggaaaggagataGCGTCTGATTCCATGGATGGGGCAGGGAGGTGTTGTTACATCTAAGTTGGAGTCTCTGTGGTAGCCAGGTTACCAGAGCTGGCAGCGGCTGGAGGGGTTCATGAGGGCACCACGCGGACAGTGGAAGTGTCTGGCAAAGGCTTGCATGTTGCTGAGGGGCCCATGTACTCGAAGCATGGGAGGGCTGTGAGGATCCTGGGGTTCCCAGGTGCTGGGCTCCCTACACATCACCTGTGGAGAAAGAGAGGTCCACGCAGGGTAAGGAGAAGAGCAGAATAGTAGCGTCCATCAGGGGCAGGAGGACGAGGCAGACCTGGTGCCAATGTAGTGAGTAGGGACAGCAGACAGAGATGAGAGCAGAGATAGGGCCACACAtttgtatgtaatttattgttttataagtttatttatttattttgagagagagagaaaaagaacgtgacaggggcaaagagagagatggagagagagaatctcaagcaggctccacactgtctagtgcagagcccgatgtggggctcgaactcacaaactgcaagatcatgacctaagctgaagtctgatgcttaaccaactgagccacccagatgcccctgtaggTCATTTATCTGGCAggatgtgtgtgagggagggCATGGGCTGTGTAATCAGATCATTCGTAAGTGACAGAaaggtggggaggtgggattTATTGTAAAAACTCCGTGAGggagtcttttttatttttattttttagagaggatgagggagagagagagagagagagagagtgagtgagagagagagagagagagagagagagagagagagagagaatcttaagcaggctctgcgctgggtctcaatctcatgaccctgggatcatgaccagagctgaaatcaagagtcagacactcaactgactgaaccacccaagcaccctgaggGGTCTTTAAGTATACTGAGGAACTGGGGACAGTGTCTGTTGAGGGAGCATGTGGTACTCATGTggggacctgggggtgggggggtgaggtcTCCAACAAGGAATATGGTCTATAGACAGTCTGTCGAAGGTTCATTTTTtaggagaaatgaaagaagaaaaagttgggCTCATCTCAGAGAGGGATTTGGcagtagaatttttttctgtttttgaagagGGTGATGAGTTTGGTAGAAGAATttatagaaatatgaaaagatggtccCAAGGATCATGTATGAAAAGATGACAGCGGGGACATCTGTGGCAGAGGGTTGGGGCTGTTTGGGGGAAGGTGTTTCAGGGAGGCACCCCTCTTCAAGCATTGCCAATAAGGTACTTATCTGACATGGAGCGAGCTGCGGAGGGAGGTGGCCGCTGCCTACCTGGGCATAGCTTCGGAAGAAGAGCTGTAGAGGGCTGAGGTCCAGGTTGGGCAGGATAGTCTCTCCGTAGTACCTTAACAGCCTCCTGCTGTACGCCTGGATATGGGGGTGGGATGGCAAGTAACCCTTAGACTCTAGACCCATGGCCACTTAGAAGTCTGATGCCCCACCCACAATGCCGAAAACCAGTTCACGGCCCTTTTCCACAGACACACTGGTCtgagccaggaaaaaaaatgtacttgtgAGATCTATAGATAACCTAGAAAAGAGGGATCTGTGGGGTCAGAGGGGGATTCCCAAACTGCCATCTGCTCAGCGAGGGTGTGAAGGGCAGGAGGCTTTACAACTATGTTTGCACAAGGGATGGTAGAAGGAAAAACCTGTGAAGACAGAATGGCTCTCAATAGATCCTGGCCCTTGGGATTGGAGTTACCTGCAGTGCAATGGCCACCCCCCCGATGTCGGCGGCATTCTCCAGTAGTGTCCAAGAGCCATTGAAGGAGAGTCCGCTGGGTAACGGAATGGATTGGTAGTGGCGTTTCAGGCACAGCAGCGCCCCCTGTAGGGCATGGGTGTCACAGGCTGGGCAGCCCCCAGGGAGTACTGTTGAAAATGGGGCAAGGGAAAGAAATGGTGAGATATGGAGTAAGGATGAGGACCAGGGGGTACCACAGACTGGGCTAGCCCCCCAAAGCATTGCTAAAGATTCTTAACTGTGCCACCTGgagccctccctttctcttcctttggccTCGTTTAGGGCCTTCACCTGGATTCCCAATGGTCCCACCTCCCAATGGCCCACTGTTACCCACACAGCTGGGAGAAGATGTGCAGCAGCTCATGGGCCATAATGCTGCCAGCAGCGCCAAAGTTCACGGCTCTGGGAAGACAAAGGTTTATCTTACTCCGAGAGTCCTTCAAAGTTTTTGACCCCAGTTCGCCAACCATGAATCCTATACATCATAATGTCTGTCCATCGCCCTTGGGAAATTCCCTGCCCACCCTCATAGAACGGCCCCTACCTGGGGTAGCCAGGGTGGAAGAATGGAGGTTGGAGGAGTCCGGCTGGGAAGACCACCACATGGTCAGATATTGAATAGTAAGCACTGACCCCCCAGGTGGACACCTGCCACCTATGGGAAGAGCACGTATTAACACCAGCTCCGTCATGTATGGCCCTGCCCACCAGACATATGGGAGGCCCCACCCTCCCAACTACTGTCACTGTTCCTGTTCCCTCAGGCCCCCAGCTTTCTTTCCTGCTAATCTTGAATAGGCATTTCTGGGATGCAGTGTCTATGTCTCCCTTGCTCCTATACCTGTGCTGGGGGAAAGACTGCAAGAAGTTCTGGACAATTCTAGCTCGGAGAGATCGGACACAGCTCAGGAAGGACTGCAGGTAGCTGGGTCCAAGCTGTatctgggaggaggcaggaggtgaCTCAGATACACAGAGACAAATACG
This DNA window, taken from Panthera tigris isolate Pti1 chromosome A2, P.tigris_Pti1_mat1.1, whole genome shotgun sequence, encodes the following:
- the LLCFC1 gene encoding sperm-egg fusion protein LLCFC1; the encoded protein is MEGKGRKRCREVLCRAAFLAAILLLLRVKGVKLQKGSLDPNERSQNEKTPSTDQDQENFEEHFVASSVGEMWQVVDMAQQEDDGTSDTAALRDHLFNLAFCFNLASIMVFL